From the genome of Aeromonas hydrophila subsp. hydrophila ATCC 7966:
GATTCCCGCATCTTGAGGTGATAGATCAGCATGTCGTCGGTCAGCTCGGACAGAGGACCTTCAAATCCCGCTTCCTCGGCCAGTTTGGCAACAAACTGCACCAGGCTGAGATCCTGTTCCTTGATCCAGGCAGGCTGCAACAACTCCAGCAGCTCTTCGATACGATGACATTGCATAGACGACCTCTTTAATCTGTCTTGTGAAACTCAGGCAACCTTACCCATCAAGGCTACTTCGATACGATCCCGCCCATTATGCTTGGCCTGGTAGAGGGCCGCATCCGCTTTTTGAATCAGCTCGCTGATGGAGAGGCTCTGATCCGGCACCAGGGTCGCCACCCCGAAGCTGCAGCTGACCCGGCCGGAAACCAGGGATTTCTGATGGGGAATGCTCAAATCCTTCAGCGCCACCCGCACGTTCTCGGCGATCTGCAGCGCCCCCTGCATGCTGGTACAGGGCAGCAACAGGGCGAACTCCTCGCCGCCATAGCGGGCGGCGAGATCGTCCTCGCGCCGCTGCACTTCGGCCAGCAGACCCGCCACCTGCTGCAGACACTCGTCACCCAGCTGATGGCCATAGAGGTCGTTGAATTGCTTGAAGTAGTCCACATCCACCAGCACCAGTGACAGGGGCGCCCGGGCCCGGTGACAGCGACGCCAGGCGCGTTCGAGGCAGTAGTCGAGGTGGGCCCGGTTGGCGATGCCGGTCAGCCCGTCCAAGCGGGAGGTGAGCTTGAGGTGCTCGGAGACCGCCTTCAGCTCGGCCACCAGATCGGCGTTGGAGAAACGGTGATAAAGCGAGGCCACCTGATCCCGCCGCAGGCGGCGCAGCAGGGTCGGCAGGAAGACGAACAGGTAGCCCGCCAGCATGCAGGAGACGATCCGCTCCTGCTCGTTGCCCGCCCCCAGCTCGAACAGCATGGCCAGCCCGAGCGGCAAGACGGCGCCGTAGAGCGAGCGGCGGCTGCCAAACAGCATGATGGCGCTGCCGGTGAGGATCAGGCTGGAGAGCATCATCATGGCCGCGCGATAGGTATCGGGCAGCTTGTCCATATAAAGCAGCACGCCCAGGGCCCAGATGATGGAGGTGATGGTCACCCCGATGAAGAGCTCGCGCTCCAGCACCGGCAGCGGAATCTGGGCCAGCCTGGGCTGGCGCCAGCGCAGGTGCCAACCTCGGCAGATCAGCAGCAGCAACACCCCGGCCAGCCAGCCGAGCGCCTCGGCGGCGGGCAGGTAGTCGTGGAACAGCAGGCTCCAGCCAAGCGCCAGCAGACCCAAGCAAGGCAGGCTGAATGAGGCGTGGGTATAGAGCTGGGCCATGATGGCCTGCTTCACCTGACGTGTCACACTCTGGGTCAACTGCGTACTCCCTGTACAAGAGCCGCACAGTCTACCACTACCCCTTCGGAGCCAACAATAAAACGTCCGTTATTAAGCGGTTAGTCAGTCGATGATGCCAGGCCCCAGCCTGCCGGCAGAGACGGCTCAGCCGCGCTCCAGCTCGTCGAGGATAGGGCACTCTGGGTTTTCATCCCCGTGGCAGCAGCCGACCAGCCCCTCGAGGGAGCTGAGCATGGCCTGCAAGCCAGCGATGCGGGCGCGCAGATCGACGATCTTCTCCTGCGCCAGCTTCTTCACCTGAGCGCTGGTTCTGTGCTCGTCCCGATAGAGCGCCAGCAGCTCCTGGCACTCCTCCAGGTTGAAGCCGGTCTCCCGCGCCCGCTTGACGAAACGCAGCTCGCGCAGCGCCCCCTCGGTGTAACTGCGGTAGCCGTTGTCGCTGCGGACCGGCGCCGAGATGAGGCCGATGCTCTCGTAGTAGCGAATGGTCTTGGCGGTCAGTCCCGTCGCCTTGGCTACCTTGCTGATGTTCATGGATGACTCCTTAACGGTTCGATTCTGTGCTGACATGGGCGAGAGCCCGCGGCTGCCAGCGTTTCAATAGCAGGGAATTGCTCAATACTGTGATGCTGCTCAAGGCCATGGCCGCCCCCGCCAGCTCGGGGCTGAGGTAACCCAGCGCCGCCAGCGGAATGCCGATAATGTTGAACACGAAGGCCCAGAACAGGTTCTGCTGGATGGTGCGCCAGGTGGCTGCCGAGATGTCGATGGCATCGGCCACCAGCCGCGGGTCAGACCGCATCAGGGTGATGGAGGCGGTCTCCATCGCCACATCGGAGCCGGAGCCCATGGCGATCCCCACATCCGCCGCCGCCAGCGCCGGGGCGTCGTTCACCCCGTCCCCCACCATGGCGACCAGCCCGCTGGTTTGCGCCCGCAGCGCCTCCACTTTCTCCACCTTGCCGGCCGGCAGCACTGAGTCGAAGGCCCCGTCCAGCCCCAGCTTGGCGGCGATATGGGCCACCGGTGCCGGCGCATCACCGCTCACCAGCCAGCTGGCGATGCCGCGCTGACGCAGGGTGGCGATGGCATCCGGGCTCTCGGGGCGCAGGGTATCCGCCAATGCGGCTATGCCGGCCACCACGCCGTCGATGGCCACCCAGACCCGGGTCGCGCCGTCGGCGGCTTGTTCATCCTGTTGTGGCGGTTCAATACCGAGCTGGGCCAGCAAAGAGCCATTGCCGATGGCGACCCTGTGGCCGGCGACCTGACCGACAATACCGGCCCCGACCCGCACCTCCACCGCCTCCGGCTGAGGCAGCGTAGCCTCCTTGCCGACTGCCTCGCGCATGGCCAGCGCCAGCGGGTGTTCGCTCGCCTGCTGCAGGGCGGCGGCGAGGCGCAGTTGCTCGTCGTTGCCGCTCCAGCTGGCCAGCACCGGCCGGCCCTGGGTCAGGGTGCCGGTCTTGTCGAAGATCAGCGCCTTGATGGCGTGGGCCTTCTGCAGGGTATCGACATCCTTGATCAGAATGCCGTGGCGCGCCGCCACCCCGGTACCGGTGACAATGGCCGCCGGCGTCGCCAACCCCAGCGCACAGGGACAGGCGATCACCAGCACAGCCACCGCCGCCAGCAGCGCCTGACCGAAGTCGTTGCTGATGGCGTACCACACCAGCAGGGTGAACAGGGCGATGGCCATCACCACCGGCACGAACACGGCGGAGACCTTGTCCACCAGCTGCTGCAGCGGCGCCTTGCCCATCTGGGCGTTTTCCACCAGTGCGATGATCTTGCTGAGGCTGGAGTCCTCCCCCACGGTAGTGGCTTCAATTTCCAGCACGCCGGAGCGGTTGATGGCGCCGCCCAGCACCTTGTCGCCCTCGCCGCGGGGCACTGGCAGGCTCTCGCCGGTGAGGATCGACTCGTCCAGCTCGCTGGCGCCGCTCACGATTCTGCCATCCACCGGCACCCGCTCACCCACCAGTACCCGCAACCGATCGCCGCGCAGCACCTCGTCGATGGCCACGCTCTGCCAGCTCTCGCCACGCCAGACGGTGGCCGTTTCCGGCCGCAGCGCCATCAGTTCGCGAATGGCGGACTGTGTGCTGCGTCTGGCCCGTGCCTCCAGCAACTTGCCGAGAGAGATCAGGGTGATGATGATGGCGCTCGCCTCGAAATAGAGCTGGCCGCTGGCGGCCATCCCCAGGGTCAACAGTAGATAGAGGCTGTAGAAGTAGGCCGCACTGGTACCGGTTGCCACCAGCACATCCATGTTGGCGGAGCGGTTCTTGATGGCGAGCCAGGCACCGCGATAGAAGCGGGCGCCGATCCAGAACTGCACCGGGGTGGCGAGCACCAGCTCCAGCCAGGCAGGCAGATGCCAGGGCAGCAGACCGGCCATGGCCAGCATGCCCGCCAGCAGCGGCAGGGTCAGCAGGGCCGAGACGATGACCCGGGTCTGCGCCTGACGGGCGCTGGCGGCCTCCTGCGCTTCCCGCTCCAGCAACTGCTGACGGCGGCCGCTGGCCGAGCCCTGCGCCAGCTGGGCGCCAAAGCCGAGCGCCTCGATCTGCTCGCGCAGGCCTGCGGGCGTCTGCATCCCGGGTACCAGCACAATACGGGCCTGCTCGATGGAGAAGTTGACGTCGGCGGAGATGACGCCGGGCAGCGCCGCCAGCATCTTGTTCAGGCGGGCCGAGCAACCGGCACAGGTCATGCCGGTTATTTGAAACAGTATGGTCTCGCTGCCGTAGTCGTAACCCTGCGCTTTGATGCTCTCCAGCACCGCCGGCAAACGGTCGGGGCTGGCAAGGTCGATGGCGGCCTGTTCCAGTGCGAAGTTGACGGTCGCCTGCACCCCGTCGAGCTTGTTGAGGGCGGTCGTGATGCGGCCGGCGCAGTTGGCGCAGCTCATGCCGCTGAGCGGCAACTGCAGATGAATGGGTGATTGAAGATGAGTGGTCATGTTGTTCCTCCCCGGAACCAGTCGGCCAGAATGAGCGCCGACCAACAAACCCTAACCTTTACTGTAAGGGTAAACTCAAGCCACATGATCCACTTTTTGCGGATGAAAAAAACGGTGCCCGTTTGCTGCCAGAGAGCAAACGGGCACCGCCTTCAACGATTGTGCGGTGTGAGCGGTGACTCAGATACCGTACTGGGTGCGGTAAGCCTTCATGGCGGCCAGTTGCGCCGCCAACTCCGGCTGCTCGGCCTGCTTCTCTTCCAGATACTGGATCAGATCGCTCATCTGGATGATGGCGATGATGTGGGCGCCGTAGTCACGCTCCACTTCCTGAATGGCGGAAAGCTCGCCCTTGCCCTTCTCCTGACGGTCCAGCGCGATCAGTACGCCGGCCAGGGAGGCGCCGTTGGCCTGGATCAGATCCATGGATTCGCGGATGGCGGTGCCGGCAGTGATGACGTCATCCACCAGCATGATCCGCCCCTTGAGCGGGCTGCCCACCAGATTGCCGCCCTCGCCGTGATCCTTGGCCTCCTTGCGGTTGAAACACCAAGGCACGTCCACGTCGTGCTGCTCCACCAGCTGTACCGCGGTGGCGGAAGCGATGGGGATCCCCTTGTAGGCCGGGCCAAACAGCACATCAAACTCGATGCCGGCATCCATCAGGGCGGCGGCATAGACGCGGCCGAGACGGGCCAGATCGCGGCCGCTGTTGAACAGACCGGCGTTGAAGAAGTAGGGGCTTTTACGACCGGATTTCAGGGTAAATTCACCGAATTTGAGGACCTGCTTCTCCAGGGCGAACTCGATAAATTGACGCTGGTAGGCTTTCATTCTGGCTCCTTGCTTGGCTTGTCGTTTACTTTCGTGGGGTATAAAAAAACGCGGTCAATGCCGCGTTTTTAAAATCATGCAAGTGACTGCTTCTGCAGCGCAATGATGTCGGCGATGCCGCCCTTGGCGAGCGCCAGCATCTCCAGCAGCTCTTCATGGGTGAAGGGTTCGGCCTCCGCGGTGCCCTGCACCTCGATGATGCGACCATCTTCGGTCATCACCACGTTCATGTCGGTCTCGGCGGCGGAGTCTTCGATGTACTCCAGATCGCAGATGGCTTCGCCCTGATACATGCCGACGGAGACGGCCGCGATCATCTGCTTGAGCGGGCTCTGCTTGAGCATGCCCTTCTCGACCATCCAGTTCAGCGCATCCACCAGCGCCACGCAGGCACCTGTAATGGCGGCGGTGCGGGTGCCACCGTCGGCCTGCAGCACGTCGCAGTCAACTGTGATGGAGTGTTCGCCCAGCGCGGTCAGGTCTACCGCCGCGCGCAGGGAGCGGGCGATCAGCCGGGAGATCTCCAGAGTGCGGCCGCTCTGCTTGCCGGAGGCCGCTTCGCGATTCATCCGGGAGTGGGTGGAGCGCGGCAGCATGCCGTACTCGGCGGTCACCCAGCCCTGATTCTTCCCTTTCAGGAAGCGCGGCACGCTGGTGTCGACGCTGGCGGTGCAGAGCACGCGGGTGTTGCCGAATTCCACCAGCACGGACCCTTCAGCATGCTTGGTGAAGTGGCGGGTAATGGTGACCGGACGAAGCTGCGCGGCAGTGCGATCGCTGGGACGTGACATGGGACGGACCTCTGGGCTGGCTGAATTGGCGCAGGAGTATAAGTGATCCCAGCCCAAATATCAGCCGCTAAAACCACGCTGTCGGCTGACGGAGCAGGGCTGGCTGAGTATACTGGCCCCACACTTCATCAAGCCCGGAACAATCAATGATTCACAGCATGACCGCCTACGCCCGCAAGGAACTCAAGGGCGACTGGGGCACAGCCGTTTGGGAAATTCGTTCGGTCAACCAGCGCTATCTGGAGACCTACATTCGCCTGCCGGAACAACTGCGCAGCCTGGAGCCGGTTCTGCGTGAGCGCTTCCGCGCCAAGCTGCAGCGCGGCAAGGTGGAGTGCAACCTGCGCTTTGAGGCCGCGCAGGCCGCTGCCAGCCAGCTGCACATCAATGAAGAGCTGGCCAAGCTCATCATCGACAGCGCCAACTGGGTGATGAAAGAGGCGGGACAGGGTCAGCTCAACCCGGTCGACGTGCTGCGCTGGCCGGGCGTGATGGCTGCCGCCGAGCAGGACATGGATGCGGTCGCCACCGAGCTGCTGGGTGGATTTGACCTGACCATGGAAGATTTCCTCGCCTCCCGCGCCAGCGAAGGGGCCAACCTCAAGGCCCTGATCGAACAGCGTCTGGCCGGCATTCAGGTAGAAGTGAAGAAGGTGCGCGTGCACCTGCCGCAGATCATCGAGTGGCAGCGCCAGAAGCTCACCGACCGGCTGGCCGAAGCCAAGGTGGAGCTGGATCCGGCCCGTATCGAGCAGGAGATCGTGCTGCTTGCCCAGAAGATCGACGTGGCCGAAGAGCTGGATCGCCTGGAGATGCACATCAGCGAGACCAACAAGATCATGAAGAAGGGTGGCGCCTGTGGCCGTCGTCTCGACTTCATGATGCAGGAGTTCAACCGCGAGTCGAACACCCTCGGTTCCAAGTCCATCAACGCCGAGGTGACCCAGTCCGCCGTCGAGCTGAAGGTGCTCATCGAGCAGATGCGCGAACAAATTCAGAACATCGAGTAATCGATACAAGAAGCCCGTCAACGACGGGCTTCTTTCATTTAACAATGCGCTCGGTTGGCGGCCTGCGCCAGATCGGATTTTCACGTTGCACCGACAGCATCTGACTCACTTGTGCGGTATGCTGTCACGCTGACGATCAACTATGACCTCTGTTGAGGCCTGCCTTATGAAATACCTTGTAGTTCAAACCAAACAGATAGGGGATGTGCTGATCTCCACCGCACTGTGCAACAACCTCAAGCAGAATGACCCAAGCGGCGAGGTTCACTATCTGGTCATGGATTATTGCGCGGGTATGGCGCAGGGCAATCCCAATATCGATCGGCTCATCATCATCGAGAAGGCCAGGCGCAACCAGTGGCGCTACATGAAGGATCTGCTGCTGGCCATTCGCCGCGAGCGCTATGATGTGGTGGTCAACAGCCAGGGCCAGATGATCGGCCTGCTCAGCTGCCTCTTCTCCGGCGCCCGCCTGCGCATCGGGTTTGACTCCTTCCCCTGGCGGCTCGGCCACAACCGCATCGTGCATTTTCGCAAAGACACCGAATTTCAGGGCAACAGCACCCTGGTCGACGATCGCTTCTCGCTGCTCAAGCCGCTCAAGCTGGCCAGCGAGGATCGCAACTACTACCTCTGGCTGAGTGAAGAAGAGAAGCAACAAGGAAAGGATGCCCTGCTGGCCGCCGGCGTCGACCTGAGCCGCCCGCTGATCGCCATGGGCGTCAACTCGCTCGGGCACTACAAGCGCTGGCCCATCGACTGCTTCGCCAAGGTCGCCCAGTGGCTGATCGAGCAGCACGACGCCCAGATCCTGATCTACTGCGGACCGGGGGAAGAGGAGTACAACCGCGGCCTGAAACCGCTGCTGCCCGCAGCCCTGCAAGCCAGCGTCTTCGACCACATCAAGACCCGCTCGGTACGGGAACTGGTGGGGCTGTTCGCCCACTGCCGGCTGTTTGTCGGCAATGACACCGGTCCCCGTCACATGGCGCAAGCCATCGACCTGCCCCTGCTGACCATAGTGGCCCCGGGCGGCGACAAGATCATCGCCAACCCGGTCAACCACCCCCGTTATCAGGCCATCGATGTGTTCGATGCCAAGGGACCCGACTTCCAACTGCCACAAAACGCGGAAAAGGACTTCATCGACGAAGCCCTGCTGCGCGCCATCACGCCCGAGCTGGTGATTGAGCGGCTGACAGCGCTGCCTGGTTGGCAAGCAGCCACGCCCTGAAAGTACGCTCGAATTCGGCCAGGTCGAGGGAGTTGATATCCTGCTCCCGAGTATTGGTCGAGAACAGCACGGTGGCTGACGGGGAGTTGGGGTGCCACTCCAGGAAGTTCTCGTTGCCGCCCCCTATGTCCGGGTTGTAGAGGCCAAGAATGGGCTTGTGCAGCCCGGCGGCGATGTGCACCGTCGCCGTGTCCACCGAGATCAGCCCCTGACACTGGCGCAGCTGGGCGAACAACCCGGCCAGCGAGGGTGCATCCGGTGACAGCAGCAGGCGATCCGGTCGGCTCAAGCATCTGGCTGATAAGCTCGGTCCGCAGGCGGCGAGAGCTGCCACTGCCGTAAGGGTTGAAACAGAGGACCGGCTCGGCCGGCCACCAGCTGGCCAGCGCATCGGGCGGGCTCATGGTCGGGACTATGTATTGCTGGTCCGGATTGCTCACGCCGAGCCGCTGCAACAGCAGGGCAAACTTGTCGGAGAAGTGCATGCCGCTGGAGGCCTTGCCCAGCTTGAGGTTGACCGCCTGCAAGGCATCGTCCATGCCGGCGACCCAATCTGCCCTCACCTGACTGATGAAGTAGATGTCCTTCATTTTCAGCATCTTGCCAAAGTGCACCAGACACTCCACCTCCCCCAGCGAGTGTGCCAGCCGCTTGAGTTGGCCATAGCCAGGCCGCTTGGGCACCTCTATCACCTTGTCCATGCCGAAATGATCGCGAAACAGGGGAGCCATGGCCGCAGTCGTGACGATCCACACTTCCCGCTCCGGGCTGGCGCGCTTGATTTCGCGGGCCACCCAGGATGAGACGATGGCATCGCCCAGCTTGGCATCCCAGCGCAGCAACACTATCTTCCCCTTGCGCTCATGCAGCGGGGCCGGCCGTTTGCGATCGAACAGCAGCTGCCCCAGCTTGCGGCGAAGAATGTCACGCTGGAGTTGCAGATCGTTGATTAATGACATGAATCCACCAGAAGGGCCGTTGAGTTGGAAAAAGGATGATAACAGCCTGACGCGACTAGAGCGCAATCAGGGCATCGACCTGGCGGCTGATCTCCGCCGGTGATAGGGCCGCCAGCTTGTCCGTGGTCGAGCGCAGGATGATATTGCGACCCGCCAGCGGAATGAAGGCATCGCGCCAGCGCTCGTTGTTCATCAACACCAGGGTGGGCACCCCGAAGGAAGAGGAGATATGGATGATGGAGGTATCGGTCGAGATGACCCCTCGCGCATCCTTGATGATCTTGGCGGCATCGAGAATGGTGTCGGGAAACAGCACTCTCATGTCCTGCCGCGGGCACGCCACGGGCTGCCTGGAGAATACCAGGTAGGAGATCTCCGGATAGGTCGGCAACTGGGTCAGGATCCCGTCGATCTGCGCCTCCGTCATCGAGTTGCCGACCTGGCTGCCCGTCAGGTTGACCAGCAGATAGCGGCCATACGCGCTGGTATCGAGCTGCTCATTGCAGGGTGACGGTACTGTGGCCGGCACGCCAGCCGCATCACCTGCCACGCTGAGCATGCGATAGACGAAGTGATCCCTGACTGGGCGTGACGACACTATGCAGGCCTTCTTGTTGAACAGCGGCAGCAACTTCTGCTGCCCGTCACTCTTGAAGCGCAGGGGCAACGACTGCAAGCGCCCGTTGGCCAGCAACAACAACTTGGCCATGGCGATATCGTCGGGCTCGTCAAATAGATTGATCACCAGATCATACTGCCGTTGCCTGAGTTCACGCAGCTTGCACCACATGCTCGACGACCACAGGGTGTCGTTCAGGGTGATCACGTGACACTCATCGATCCCGGCGACCGACGCCGCCAGCAGCTGGTTGCGCTGGCTGCACACCAGCTCGAGGCGCGCGGCGGGGTACATCTCTCTGAGCCGAGCAATGGCGGGCAGGGTGAGAATGAAATCGCCGATGGCGTCATAACCGACCACCAGCACCCTCTCCACCTTCGCCCCGGCGGGGCATGGGGTGGCGTCAGGCGCTCTGCCGATCAGCCATCTGGCAATGGAATGGGTAAGCAACTTCTTGAGATTCATGGGTTATCCAGCATGAGCATGTATGACCGGCAGCGTCGGCAAGGCTAACAGGGCTGCCAACCGACAGCCACCGTCGGCACGCCCAGTGCTATTTCAGATAGTGGCCGTAGGCTCTGTCATCTATGGTGGTGGTGAACAGATCCACATCCAGACAGCAGGGCTCCACCCCGGAGGCCGACAGGCCGTTGAGCTGCAAGCGGCCGGTCAGATAGTCGGAGGGCATCCGCAGCGGATAGGCGCACTGCAATAATTTTTTCGCCCCGGCCAGGGTCAGCACATACCCAGCGGTAGAGAGCACTCCTCGCTTGGAGGAGCGGCTGGGCGTCAGGTATCTGGCAAGCCGGTAGCCACCGGGCAGGGATGACAGGAATGGCCAGCGCTTGGCTTTGCCATGATGCAGGAAGACGATCTCGGACTGGCAGGAGTGCACTATCGTCTCGATGATCGCCTTGCTGTGCATGTGCAGGTAGATGTCATCCTCAAGCACCACGCAGCGATCGATACCCTCGGCGACGACGCGCTCATAAACTCGGATATGGCTCATGGCACAACCAATCTCGCCAAAACTCAGTGCATGGCCACACACTTCTTTCGCCAGCGCCAAATCCACCTTGGCCAGCTCGGCATTGCTCAGCGTCTTTCCGTCGGTTGCATCTACAAACTCGAAATCTATGCCCAGATGCGCCATCTGCTGGACAACCATCGCCCGTCGCTCAACGCTGCGAGCCAAACTGATGACAAAAACCGGAATCATGACGTACAGGTATCCTTTTTAAACTCATGGGCAAACCAGATGAAAACCAGGCTGAGCGTGTACAGATAGAGCACCCCTTGATGCTCAAACGGCACATCGCTTAGGGAGTTAATGACAAACGCGAGGGGAACCAGCACACCCGCCGAAATCCTGCTTATATTGTTCGCCGCCAGATAGAGCGGCAGGCCAAGAAAGATCACCAGTGCAATAAATCCTATGCTGCCGCGGATCACCAGATTCTGCATATATTGGTTATGGGCATGGGCCAGCTCCGAGCTAAGAATCGATGGAGATAGCACTCCGCTCTCAGCCTGCCTCCGCTTCAGTGCGTCAAACCCATTTGTCCCCACCCCGGCCAAGGGTGCATCCAAAAATCCTAGCCAGGCGCTCTGCCATGCCACAACGCGCAAGCCCCAAGATGAATCATATGAGCCTTCCTCTACCAACTTGAGATCCGACACGGCAGAGTGAACCCTGCTCTGTACCAGCTGATTGGTATGATAAATAACTCCAATTGAAGCCACGCAAAGCATGGCTACCGCAACGTATTTCCACGGCTTGAAGTAGGCTTTGTAGCAGATGACGTAGGCGAGAATGACTCCGAAGGCGAGCCAGACCCCCCGGCTCTGGGAGAGATAAAGTGCAAACAGGGCTGCCATCAAACCAACTAGGCTCCCCCCTCTCAACCATCCAGGCAGCCGTTCCTGCTGAAAGACGAACCAGTTGAGAATGACTAAGGTCAGCGCGGCCTGCGAAAAGAGAATGGCATTGGTAAACCCTTCCACCCTGTCAATGCCGTGCTGGTATTGCCAGATGCTGAGGATACCCAATCCCATCCCGCCCAGCACGATGGCCAGATAACCCAGCATCAACAGGCTCGGCTTGCGCGGCATCATCAGCGCAAAAACGAGGACATAAAACAGCCCGCGCATGACCCCGTATTGATCACCGTGGATCAACCGGTTGACGAAGATCATGGCAGCATAGACCAGCAGACCCCAGAGAATGCGACGATCTTTGAGCCCCACATCCCGTTGTTTGCCAACAAAGTAATTCAACAAACCGAATATACCGGTCACGGCCAGCAGATTGGATTGAATGCTCTGGCCGAAAGGGGCCAGAAACAGGCCACAAAAAGAAAAGATGATGGTCAGCCCAAACAGGGCAGTGGTAATTCTATCTAACAATTCAATATTTCTTTTACTGGGCATCAATCAAGACTTCCTGAAGACATAGTTACCCCGGATTTTGCGCCACAGGCCAAAAACATCGGTACGCGGGAAAATAGCAATACGACGGATCCTGAAAGGGTCCTGGTGCATGGCTCTGGGCCCGCTGTTGGTGGCCACCGCAAAACGATACCCTGCGGCTATAGCCTGCTCCTTGGCGCTCTCATCCATATCCCCATAAGGGTAGGCGAACGACAGCAGAGGGTGGCCGAGCAGGGCTTCGAGTTGTCGTTTGTTCTCTTGGATTTCATGAGCTTGCTGCTCGGGTGCAAGCTTGCTCAACCTGGGGTGGGTCAGGGTATGCCCGCCGATCTCCACATGACCGGAGGCCGTCAGCGCCTTGAGCTGCTCGCCATTCATCAGGTCCACCCGGGTGTCCGGGTTGCTCGCCTGTTCCACATCCCAGCGGTTATATCCTTCCCCCGTGACCACGTATACCACGGCTTTGTAACCATATTTTTCCAGCAGCGGCAGCATGCGGGTCAGGTTGTCCTGATAGCCGTCGTCGGCGGTGATCATTAGGTACTTCTTGCCGTACTGCAGCCGGTGAATGAAGCCCTTGTCCGCCAGATCGCGGAACGTCAGGGTCTCATAACCCAGCCACTTCAGCAGGCGCAGGTGCTTCTCGAACATGGCGATCGGCATCCAGG
Proteins encoded in this window:
- a CDS encoding YihD family protein — translated: MQCHRIEELLELLQPAWIKEQDLSLVQFVAKLAEEAGFEGPLSELTDDMLIYHLKMRESDKQAMIPGLAKDHVPDFKEALLKARGIK
- a CDS encoding GGDEF domain-containing protein; its protein translation is MTQSVTRQVKQAIMAQLYTHASFSLPCLGLLALGWSLLFHDYLPAAEALGWLAGVLLLLICRGWHLRWRQPRLAQIPLPVLERELFIGVTITSIIWALGVLLYMDKLPDTYRAAMMMLSSLILTGSAIMLFGSRRSLYGAVLPLGLAMLFELGAGNEQERIVSCMLAGYLFVFLPTLLRRLRRDQVASLYHRFSNADLVAELKAVSEHLKLTSRLDGLTGIANRAHLDYCLERAWRRCHRARAPLSLVLVDVDYFKQFNDLYGHQLGDECLQQVAGLLAEVQRREDDLAARYGGEEFALLLPCTSMQGALQIAENVRVALKDLSIPHQKSLVSGRVSCSFGVATLVPDQSLSISELIQKADAALYQAKHNGRDRIEVALMGKVA
- the cueR gene encoding Cu(I)-responsive transcriptional regulator; the encoded protein is MNISKVAKATGLTAKTIRYYESIGLISAPVRSDNGYRSYTEGALRELRFVKRARETGFNLEECQELLALYRDEHRTSAQVKKLAQEKIVDLRARIAGLQAMLSSLEGLVGCCHGDENPECPILDELERG
- a CDS encoding heavy metal translocating P-type ATPase, whose amino-acid sequence is MTTHLQSPIHLQLPLSGMSCANCAGRITTALNKLDGVQATVNFALEQAAIDLASPDRLPAVLESIKAQGYDYGSETILFQITGMTCAGCSARLNKMLAALPGVISADVNFSIEQARIVLVPGMQTPAGLREQIEALGFGAQLAQGSASGRRQQLLEREAQEAASARQAQTRVIVSALLTLPLLAGMLAMAGLLPWHLPAWLELVLATPVQFWIGARFYRGAWLAIKNRSANMDVLVATGTSAAYFYSLYLLLTLGMAASGQLYFEASAIIITLISLGKLLEARARRSTQSAIRELMALRPETATVWRGESWQSVAIDEVLRGDRLRVLVGERVPVDGRIVSGASELDESILTGESLPVPRGEGDKVLGGAINRSGVLEIEATTVGEDSSLSKIIALVENAQMGKAPLQQLVDKVSAVFVPVVMAIALFTLLVWYAISNDFGQALLAAVAVLVIACPCALGLATPAAIVTGTGVAARHGILIKDVDTLQKAHAIKALIFDKTGTLTQGRPVLASWSGNDEQLRLAAALQQASEHPLALAMREAVGKEATLPQPEAVEVRVGAGIVGQVAGHRVAIGNGSLLAQLGIEPPQQDEQAADGATRVWVAIDGVVAGIAALADTLRPESPDAIATLRQRGIASWLVSGDAPAPVAHIAAKLGLDGAFDSVLPAGKVEKVEALRAQTSGLVAMVGDGVNDAPALAAADVGIAMGSGSDVAMETASITLMRSDPRLVADAIDISAATWRTIQQNLFWAFVFNIIGIPLAALGYLSPELAGAAMALSSITVLSNSLLLKRWQPRALAHVSTESNR
- the pyrE gene encoding orotate phosphoribosyltransferase, encoding MKAYQRQFIEFALEKQVLKFGEFTLKSGRKSPYFFNAGLFNSGRDLARLGRVYAAALMDAGIEFDVLFGPAYKGIPIASATAVQLVEQHDVDVPWCFNRKEAKDHGEGGNLVGSPLKGRIMLVDDVITAGTAIRESMDLIQANGASLAGVLIALDRQEKGKGELSAIQEVERDYGAHIIAIIQMSDLIQYLEEKQAEQPELAAQLAAMKAYRTQYGI
- the rph gene encoding ribonuclease PH — protein: MSRPSDRTAAQLRPVTITRHFTKHAEGSVLVEFGNTRVLCTASVDTSVPRFLKGKNQGWVTAEYGMLPRSTHSRMNREAASGKQSGRTLEISRLIARSLRAAVDLTALGEHSITVDCDVLQADGGTRTAAITGACVALVDALNWMVEKGMLKQSPLKQMIAAVSVGMYQGEAICDLEYIEDSAAETDMNVVMTEDGRIIEVQGTAEAEPFTHEELLEMLALAKGGIADIIALQKQSLA
- a CDS encoding YicC/YloC family endoribonuclease, yielding MIHSMTAYARKELKGDWGTAVWEIRSVNQRYLETYIRLPEQLRSLEPVLRERFRAKLQRGKVECNLRFEAAQAAASQLHINEELAKLIIDSANWVMKEAGQGQLNPVDVLRWPGVMAAAEQDMDAVATELLGGFDLTMEDFLASRASEGANLKALIEQRLAGIQVEVKKVRVHLPQIIEWQRQKLTDRLAEAKVELDPARIEQEIVLLAQKIDVAEELDRLEMHISETNKIMKKGGACGRRLDFMMQEFNRESNTLGSKSINAEVTQSAVELKVLIEQMREQIQNIE
- a CDS encoding glycosyltransferase family 9 protein, which produces MKYLVVQTKQIGDVLISTALCNNLKQNDPSGEVHYLVMDYCAGMAQGNPNIDRLIIIEKARRNQWRYMKDLLLAIRRERYDVVVNSQGQMIGLLSCLFSGARLRIGFDSFPWRLGHNRIVHFRKDTEFQGNSTLVDDRFSLLKPLKLASEDRNYYLWLSEEEKQQGKDALLAAGVDLSRPLIAMGVNSLGHYKRWPIDCFAKVAQWLIEQHDAQILIYCGPGEEEYNRGLKPLLPAALQASVFDHIKTRSVRELVGLFAHCRLFVGNDTGPRHMAQAIDLPLLTIVAPGGDKIIANPVNHPRYQAIDVFDAKGPDFQLPQNAEKDFIDEALLRAITPELVIERLTALPGWQAATP